In the Flavobacterium sp. 90 genome, TTCTTGCTTACTCGAAAAATATTTTTGATTCCTTTAAGGAAATGGCTTATAATAAAAAGATTAAGCTCAATTTTATTACTGAAGATAATGAAATAAACGGCTGGCTGGATAACGATAAGTACGATAAAATTCTATATAATTTATTATCGAATGCCCTAAAGTTTACCAACAAAAACGGAAACGTAGATTTGTATATCAGGCTGAAAGATACTGTTGAAGAAATTTTAGTGATCGAAGTTACCGATGATGGAATTGGAATTCCGCTAAAAAGTCAGGATAAAATTTTCAAACGATTTTATCAGGCAACAAACAGTAAAGCCAATAATACCGGATCGGGTATTGGTTTGTCATTGGTAAAATCTTTAGTGGCTATCCATAAAGGAATTATTTCGGTAGAAAGTACACAAGGAAAAGGAAGTACATTTAGGGTCGAAATTCCGATTGACCGTGATTCTTATGAGCATAAAGAGGTGTTTGAATACGCCCTTAAAAATGACAATCTTAGTATGCTGATTCCGGAAAAAGCAGCTAAGAAAATCATCCAGAATACCGATCTTAAAGAGAAAATATTAGTAATTGAAGACAACAGCGAACTTAGAAAATATCTGGTCGACTATTTGTCTGATTATTACAAAGTTTATGACGCAGAAAACGGAGAAGAAGGTTTGAAAATCTGCCGACAAATTAAACCAATTTTATGTGTTGCCGATGTTATGATGCCCGTTATGGACGGATTAGAGTTTTGCCGACAACTTAAAAATGATGAATTCATTAGTCATATTCCGGTTGTGATGCTTACTGCGCTTTCCGAAAATATGGATAAAGTAAAAGGGTATGACATGGGTGCTGATGGATATTTAGTTAAACCTTTTGAGCCATTATTACTTAAAACGGTGATTGAAAATATGATCAAATCAAGATTAGAACTTAAACAAAAATTCTCCGGCGAAGTAGAAGGCAAAATAAGTATGCTGACACATTCTCCAATAGATGAGGAATTTATGGAAAAAGTGACGAATCTTATCAATGATAACTTAAGTGAAGTAGATCTTTCTACGGAATTACTATGCGATAAATTGGGCGTGAGTTCTTCTAAATTATATCGAAAAATTAAGGAATTGACCGATTTGGCGCCAAATGAATTTATTAGAACTATTCGCTTAAAAAAATCAGCAGAACTCCTTAAAACCAAAAAGTATAATGTTTCTGAAGTAACCAATCTCGTAGGTTTCAACGATCCTTTATATTTCAGTAGATGTTTTAAAAAACAATTTGGTTTCCCGCCAAGCAAATTAATCAATTAATTATGCTAATCAAGAGTTCAGATGTGCCTTTAGGCACTACATATTGGTAGAAAACAAGAACAGAAATGTATTTAGCGTGCCGTAGGTACGCAATAGTTATCATTTGTTGCGTACCTACGGCACGCCAATGTATTACGAACCTAATTGCTACCAATATGTAGTGCCTATAGGCACAAATTGCAGACTTTAAATCTTTGATTGGCATTAATTATACAGCCACAAATTTTTTTGACAAATCTTTTGAAGAACATAGCCCAAGGTTTCAACCTTGGGAGCACAATGCAAATCCGCAATGCATATCCGTAAACAAATTTTCCTTCACGATGTCTCCCATGGTTGAAACCACGGGCTATGGTTGAAATGCTATAAAATCAAATAATTAGCTAAAAAAACATGTAAAAATCCTATAATAATCAAAATCATCCATGTTTTTGATGTATTAATCCATTTTGAACGGTGTAGGTAATTCTATTTTTGTCTTATAACTTATAACTTTTTAGCACTATGAAAAAGCATATAGACACAGATAATCCGTTGAATAATTTAGATGAATGGGAAGACGATTTGTTATTGCGATATCCTGATCCTTCTGAAAGTACGCCGGAAAAAACAAAAGAAGAATTCAGGAATTATGTCGATTCGGAAAGAGTAGAAACGGTTAAGGAATTTTACAGAATTAACCATATCTATCAAACGTATGATTTTGTGTGCAGCAAAGAGCAGGAGTTTTTACAATTCAATAAAAAGGAAATGTCAATTTGGGAAGCCGTTGATTTTTTAAATACTCTTGTAGACGACAGCGATCCGGATATTGATTTAGATCAAACACAGCACCTTTTGCAAACTTCTGAAGCTATTAGAGCAGATGGTCATCCGGATTGGTTTGTGCTAACGGGTTTTATTCATGATTTGGGTAAAATTCTATGTTTGTTCGGAGAACCGCAGTGGGCAGTTGTTGGTGATACATTTCCGGTTGGGTGTGCCTATTCAGACAAGATTGTTTACCCAGAGTTTTTTAAAGAAAATCCAGATTATACAGACGAAAGATTCAATACCAAATTTGGTGTTTACACAGAAAATTGCGGACTGGATAATGTAAAAATGAGTTGGGGACATGACGAATATCTGTATCAGATTATGAAAGATTATCTCCCGGATCCGGCTTTATACATGATTCGTTATCATTCCTTTTATTCACAGCATAAAGAAAATGCGTATGCCCACTTAATGAATGAAAAAGATATAGAAATGTTTGACTGGGTACGAAAGTTCAATCCGTACGATTTATATACCAAAGCTCCCGTTAAACCAGATGTAAAAGCATTACTTCCTTATTATAAAGAATTAGTGGCCAAATATTTACCTGAAAAGTTGAATTTCTAGAAATATCAAAAAGTTCGTTTGAAAGCTATCTAAAACCACAATAATGCATAAAACCAAAACCAAAATACTTTTATTAAGCCTGTTGCTTTGTATCACTTTTGTTTCGGCTCAGGAAAAAGAGCATAACGATTGGGAAAATCCTCAAGTATTTCAAATTAACAGAGAACCGGCGCGCGCTGCTTTTCTTCCTTATGCAGATGAAATTTCTGCTATAAGCGATAGATATGAAAATTCACCTTGGTATTTTTCTTTAAATGGTAAATGGAAATTTTCCTGGTCGCCAACGCCAGATCAGCGTCCAAAGGATTTTTACAAAACGGATTTCAGTACTTTAAATTGGAAGGAACTTCAGGTGCCATCCAATTGGGAACTAAATGGTTACGGAATACCAATTTATACCAATATTACCTATCCTTTTGAAAGAAATCCGCCTTTTATCAATCATTCGGATAATCCTGTAGGGTCTTATAAAAAAGATTTTGTATTGCCGGAAAATTGGAAAAACCGACATGTTTTTCTTCATTTTGAAGCAGGAACATCAGCTATGTATATTTGGGTGAATGGTGAAAAAGTTGGTTATACTGAAAATACTAAAAGTCCTGCAGAATTTGATATTTCTAAATATTTAAAACCTGGAAAAAATAATCTTGCAGTAGAAGTATACAGATGGAGCGATGGTTCTTATCTCGAAGATCAGGATTTCTGGAGACTTTCCGGAATCGACAGAAATGTTTATTTGTACAGTACCGATAATGTTCGTATTTCAGATTTTTTTGCCAAACCAGATTTAGATGCGAAGTATAAAAACGGAAGTTTAAATGTAGAAGTAAGTTTAAAAAATCTGACTTCAACTGCTGTTAACAATCAAAAGTTGGTTGCAAAATTGGTAGATGCTTCAGGAAAAAATGTTTTTAGCAAAGAGATCAATGTCAATTTTGAAGCGTCTAAAATTCAGACAATTAATTTTGCTCAGAAGGTATCCAATCCAAAATTATGGAGTAATGAAACGCCAAATTTATACACATTGCTTTTGACCTTAAAAAATGAAAAAGGCGATATAATAGAAACTGTTTCTTCTCAAATCGGATTTAGAAAAGTAGAATTAAAAGGAGGACAATTATTGGTAAATGGAGTTCGATTGATGGTTCGTGGCGTAAATATTCATGAACATAATCCGGTAACCGGACATTATCAGGACGAAGCTACGATGATGAAAGACATTAGGTTGATGAAGCAGATGAACATTAATTCAGTACGCTGTAGTCATTATCCGAACAATATTTTGTGGGTAAAATTGTGCAACAAATACGGTTTGTTTTTGGTCGATGAAGCCAATATCGAAAGCCATGGAATGGGAGTTGAAGGACAGCCTTTAATTTGGATGAATCCAAAAACTAATCCCGGTTATCTTCCAGAATGGAGAGAAGCACATTTGGACAGGATTTATAGTCTTGTTGAAAGAGATAAAAATATGCCGTCTGTAATTCTTTGGTCATTGGGTAATGAAAGTGCCAATGGACCAGTATTTCATGAAGCCTATAAATGGATTAAAAAAAGAGATAATACCAGATTGGTTCAGTTTGAGCAGGCAAAAGAAAATGAAAATACAGATATTGTCTGCCCGATGTATCCAACAATTGCTTACATGAAAGAATATGCGGCACGTAAAGAAGTAACTCGTCCTTATATCATGTGTGAGTATTCGCATGCAATGGGAAACAGCAATGGTAATTTTCAGGAATATTGGGATATCATTCGCGGAAGCAAAAATATGCAGGGCGGTTTTATCTGGGACTGGGTAGATCAGGGATTTGAGAGAGAAGATGAAAACGGCAGAAAATACTGGGCTTATGGAGGTGATATGGGAAGCCAGAATTATACAAATGATGAAAATGATTGCAATAATGGATTAGTTATGCCGGATAGAACACCAAATCCTGGTGCGTTTGAGGTTAAAAAAGTATATCAGGATATTTTGTTTGAAGCTGTAGATGTTAAAAACGGAGTTATTGAAATTATAAACGATTTTGGATTTACAAACCTGAATAAATACAACTTCAAATATCAGGTTTTAGAAAACGGTAAAGTAATTAAAGAAAGTAGCATTGATGTCGCTATAAATCCGAAAACAAAAAAACAGTTTAAGCTTGACTTACCAAAATTACAGTCAAAAGAAGGAACAGAATATTTATTGAATGTTTTTGCTTACACTAAAATAGGTTCGGAGTTACTGCCGCAAAATTTTGAAATTGCCAAAGAACAGTTTGTAATCGAAGACTCCAATTATTTTACAAAATCAGAAAAAGTAAATACTGCTAAAATTCAGGATGAAAAAGATCAGTTTGTGTTGACTTCAGATAATGTTATCGTGAAAATAAGTAAGTCAACAGGATTAATTTCTTATTACAGTTTAAAAGGCGAGGAGTACTTTAAACAATACCCTGAACCTAATTTCTGGAGAGCACCGACCGATAATGATCTGGGAAATAAAATGGAGATTAGAGCGAATGTATGGAGAACAGCGGGTAAAAATACCACATTAGAAAGCATACAGCAGAAGGAGGAAAATGGACAGCAATATGTTGTTGCAAAATTGAAACTGAACGATGTTGCTTCTGATTATACAATCAAATATGCATTAAGAAATGACGGTGCTTTAGAAATAGCAGCTTCTTATAAAAAAGGCAATAATCCAGTACCGGAATTACCACGTTTCGGAATGATTTTTACTTTGAAAAATACGTTAGAAAATCTGGATTATTACGGAAGAGGACCTTTAGAAAATTATTCGGACAGAAAAACAGCTGCACTCAAAGGAATTTATTACAGTAAAGTTGCAGACCAGTATGTGCCTTATATACGTCCACAGGAAAATGGATACAAGACAGATGTACGCTGGTTTAAATTGTCAGGTAATAAAGGAAATGGCTTCGAAATAAAAGGTCTGCAGCCTTTAGGCATGAGTACTTTGAATAATTATCCGAGTGATTTTGACGCAGGACTTTCTAAAAAGAATATTCATTCCAGCGACATTACGCCTCGAAGTGAAATTGTAGTTTGTGTTGATTTAACACAGCGCGGATTAGGAGGAGACAACAGCTGGGGATTGCCACCGCACGCACAATATGTATTGACGCAAAGTGAATACAGCTACGGATTTGTTATTAAACCAATTTTTTAAAAAGTGATCAGTCTCAGTCTCAGTTTTCAGTCACAGTTTACACTGAATACTAAAAAAGTTTACAGTTTACAGTCACAGATTGGCACTGAAAACTGCGACTGCGACTGAAAACTGAACACTAACTACTGACCACTGAATACTAAAAAAAATGAGTAACCCTACAAATGGAAGATTAATTTCTTTAGATGCGCTTCGCGGATTTGTTATGTTTTGGATTATGAGCGGAGAACATATCATTCATGCTCTGGCAAAAGCTGCCCCAATTCCTGTTTTTATCTGGATGTCGTCACAATTGCATCACGCAGAATGGAACGGGATTACATTTTATGATATGATTTTTCCTGTGTTTCTGTTTGTTGCAGGAGTTTCAATGCCATATTCTTTTGAAAAGAAAATACAGCTTGCAGGGGTTAAAACTGCAAAAGATTTACCAGGAAACGAAAAGCGAAAAATATACTTATCAATGCTTAAAAGAACCAGTATTTTATTGGTTTTAGGATTTGTAGTAAATGGAATATTGCGATTTGACGGTTTCGATCATACACGTTTTGCAAGTGTTTTAGGAAGAATTGGACTGGCTTGGTTTTTTGCCGGAATCATCTATTTGAATTTTGATTTTAAAAAACAGCTAATCTGGTTTTTCGGTATTTTGATTGGTTATTACGCTGCAATGAAATGGATTCCCGTACCGGATTTTGGTGCTGGAGTTTTAACTAAAGAGGGATCATTAGAAGGATATATTGATCGTTTGTTTTTACCGGGCAGACTTCACAGCACCGTTTATGATCCCGAAGGAATATTTTCTACTATACCTGCAATTGCTACAGCTTTGTTAGGTGTTTTTACAGGAACATTTTTAAAAGCAAAATATTCTTATTCTGTAAAAGAAAAATTGCTTTTAATGACCCTTACAGCAGTGGTACTGATTATTGCAGGATTACTTTGGGATATTAATTTTCCAATCAATAAACACTTATGGACGAGTTCGTTTGTGTTTTTTGTTGGCGGATTCAGCATACTGTTTTTTGTCTTTTTTTATTTGATAATTGATTTGTTCGGTTTTCATAAATGGGCATTTCCGTTAATTTTAATAGGTTCAAATTCTATTTTAATTTACATCGCCGCTGAAGGTTTAGTCGATTTTAAACATACCGCAGATTATGTTTTTGGAGGACTTATACAATATACGCCAATTGTTTGGCAGCCTTTTTTTGCCGCTTTATCTGTAACAGTTGTACAGCTTATTTTACTTTATTTTCTCTATAAGAAAAAATGGTTTCTAAAAATTTAGAATAAATAATGTAAATCAAGAGTTGAGATGCGCCTTTAGGTACTACATATTGGTAAAAAAACAGGAATACAAAGGAATTCGGCGTGCCGTAGGTACGCAATAGTTATCGTTTTGTTGCGTACCTACGGCACAAATTGCAGACTTTCAACTCTTGATTGGCATAAATCTTAAAATACATTTTACTAACTAACCACACAATAACCACAACATTATGAATGTATTACAAACCGCAGATTACATTGTTTTCTTTATTTACTTTGTTATAGTCACCGCTTATGGAATGTATATTTACAGAAGCAAGAAAACTGCAGCAACAAGCTCAAATGAATATTTTTTAGCAGAAGGATCACTTACCTGGTGGGCAATTGGAGCATCGCTTATAGCTTCTAATATTTCAGCAGAACATTTTATCGGTATGAGTGGTTCGGGTTTCGCCATCGGACTTGCGATTGCTTCTTATGAATGGATGTCTGCTGCTACATTGATTATCGTGGCGATGTTTATTTTACCAATTTATCTTAAGAACAAAATATTTACCATGCCGCAATTTCTAGCCAAAAGATACAGCGGAACAGTAAGTACCATTATGGCTGTTATTTGGCTCTTAATTTATGTATTTGTAAATCTTACTTCTATAATTTACTTAGGAGCTTTGGCGATTTCATCAATTGCTCCGGTCAGCTTTCAGTTTTGTGTTATTGCGCTGAGTTTATTCTCAGTGATTGTAACTTTAGGCGGAATGAAAGTAATTGGATATACAGATATGTTTCAGGTTATCGTGTTAATTCTTGGAGGATTAGTAACAACTTATTTAGCATTGACTTTACTTTCAGATCAGTTTGGTTTTGGAAAAGATATTTTAAAAGGACTTGCTATTATTGCAGATGAAGCGCCGGGACATTTGCATATGATATTAGACAAATCAAATCCGCATTATAATGAATTGCCGGGAATGTCTGTTTTGGTCGGCGGTATGTTAATCAATAATCTGGCGTATTGGGGATGCAATCAATATATTGTTCAAAGAGCTTTAGGAGCCGATTTGAAAACTGCCCGCAAGGGAATTTTATTTGCTGCTTTTCTAAAATTATTAGTACCTATTATTGCCGTTTTACCGGGAATTGCCATGTTTGTAATGCATTCAAACGGAATGTTTCAGCAGGAAATGGTTGACGCCGCTGGAGTTTTAAAACCAGATCATGCGTATCCTACTTTAATGAATTTACTTCCTGCTGGATTAAAAGGTGTAGCTCTGGCAGCTTTAACGGCAGCAATTGTAGCTTCTTTGGCTGGAAAAGCAAATAGTATTTCGACTATTTTTTCTTTAGATATTTATAAAAAATATTTCAATTCTCAGGCATCAGAAAAAAAGCTGGTTCGTACAGGAAGATGGTGCGTTGTAGTTTGTATGATTATAGCAGCTTTTGTAGCGCCGGCATTAAAATCATTAGATCAGGCGTATCAATTTATACAAGAATATGTGGGATTCTTTTCGCCGGGAGTTTTAGCGGTTTTCTTATTGGGAATGTTCTGGAAAAAAACAACTCCTTCAGCAGGACTTGCAGGTGCATTATTAACAGTACCACTAGCCGCAATATTGAAATTCCTGCCTATGTGGACAGATGGCGCTTTTCCTGATTACCCTTTCTTAGACAGAATGACTATTGTTTTCTTCTTAATTGTGTTTATAATGGTTGGCATTAGTCTGGCAAAACCAGCTTCGGAACAAGAGACTGAAATTCATGCAATAGAAGTCGATAACGGTATGTTTAAAGTCTCTTCAGAGTTTATCGTTGGATCATTTATTATCTGTGGAATATTAGTGGCTTTATATACTGTTTTCTGGTAATTTTTAATAGTTATAAAGATGAAATGATTTCTTGCAAAGACGCAAAAGCGCAAAGTTTTTTTTAGAATTATATAACTAATAAGTCAATTAAGGAAAAACTTAAATTATCTTAAATCGCTTATATGGTTTGCTTTTAATTAGCGACTCTGAGCCTTTGCGAGATTAAAAAGTAAAAAGAGATGAAAAGAAATTTTATAATCGCACTGCTTATTTTTTGTATTTCAGTAACCGTTTCGGCACAAAAGATATTTGATATTAAAAAATATGGCGCTGTAGGAGATGGTAAAACTTTAAATACAAAAGCAATCCAGAAAGCGATCGATGCGGCTAACAAAAATAAAGGAGGAAAAGTTGTTTTTTCTAAAGGTAAATTTCTATCCGGAAGTATTGTTTTAAAAAACGGAGTTGAATTGTTTTTTGAAGAAGGAGCAGTTTTGTTAGGAAGTACCAATCCAGATGATTATCCTAAATATGAAGGAATAAGAGCATTGATTGTAGCAAATGAATCAAAAAATATTGCTGTAAAAGGAAAAGGAATTATAGACGGACAAGGAAGAGAACTGGCATTGGCAATCGATAGTCTACATCATACCGGAGTTCGAATTGATCCAAAATATAATTACAGAAGAATGCGCCCTGAAGACGGAAGAGGAAAGCTGATTTCGTTTGTAAAATGTGATTCTATAACGATGATTAATATCACATTAAAAAACAGTCCGGGTTGGGTGCAATGCTTCAGCGAATGCAAGAATATTACAATTGATTCTATGAAAGTCAATAGTACTGCTTATTGGAACAATGACGGAATTGACGTTGACGGTTGCGAAAATGTTCGAATTACCAATTGTAATGTAAATGCAGCAGATGATGGTATTTGTCTAAAATCAGAATCACCGGGATTGCAAAACAATAACATTTATATTGGAAATTGTACCATTAGATCGAGTGCCAATGCGGTAAAATTTGGAACAGGTTCTTACTGCAGTTTTAAAAACGTAACCATTGAGAATATCAAGGTTTTTGATACTTTCAGATCAGCAATTGCGATTGAATCTGTAGATGGTGCCGAAATTGAAAATATCAATGTTTCAAATATTACAGCCGTAAATACTGGAAATGCAATATTGATTCGATTAGGACACAGAAATGGAGATAAACCGGGATATATCAAAAATGTATCAATTAAGAATGTAAAAGTGCAGGTTCCTTTTGGGCGTCCAGATATTGATTATGATATGCGCGGACCAGAAGTAGATTATTTCCATAATCCGTTTCCGGCTTCTATTGCTGGGATTCCGGGGCATTTGGTAGAAAATGTGACTTTAGAAAACATCGAAATTACTTATCCCGGAAGAGCTTCAAAAGGAATGGCGTATCATCCTTTAAGCAGATTAAAAGATGTAAAAGAAAACATAAACGGTTATCCAGAATTTACCATGTTTGGAGAATTACCATCTTGGGGATTTTATGTACGTCACGTAAACGGAATCGAAATGAAGAATATTAAACTGATTTTGGAAAAAGATGATTTTCGTCCCGCTTTTGTTTTTGATGATGTAAAAAATCTAACAATGAAAGCGATTGATATTCCTTCGGATAAAATCAACCAGATTGTTTTTAAAGATGTTTCATCAAGTAATCTGGATAGTGAATCTTTAAAAAGAAAAATAGAACCAGAGCAAAATAAATTTGAATTACCTGCGCATTGAAATTTTGCTACAAAGGCGCGAAGACGCAAAGTTTATTAAAAAACTTAAAAACAAAAAAACTTTGCGAAGACTCTCTTTAACAAGGTTTTTTATAAATAAAATAAAATGAAAAAGAAATCCATAATCACGATACTTATTTTCTGTGTTTCCTTAACTATTTCTGCACAGAAAATCTACGACGTTAAAAAATACGGAGCAAAAGGAGACGGAAAAACCAATGACGCAGCAGCGATTCAAAAAGCAATTGATGCCTGTACT is a window encoding:
- a CDS encoding inositol oxygenase family protein — protein: MKKHIDTDNPLNNLDEWEDDLLLRYPDPSESTPEKTKEEFRNYVDSERVETVKEFYRINHIYQTYDFVCSKEQEFLQFNKKEMSIWEAVDFLNTLVDDSDPDIDLDQTQHLLQTSEAIRADGHPDWFVLTGFIHDLGKILCLFGEPQWAVVGDTFPVGCAYSDKIVYPEFFKENPDYTDERFNTKFGVYTENCGLDNVKMSWGHDEYLYQIMKDYLPDPALYMIRYHSFYSQHKENAYAHLMNEKDIEMFDWVRKFNPYDLYTKAPVKPDVKALLPYYKELVAKYLPEKLNF
- a CDS encoding glycoside hydrolase family 2 TIM barrel-domain containing protein, with translation MHKTKTKILLLSLLLCITFVSAQEKEHNDWENPQVFQINREPARAAFLPYADEISAISDRYENSPWYFSLNGKWKFSWSPTPDQRPKDFYKTDFSTLNWKELQVPSNWELNGYGIPIYTNITYPFERNPPFINHSDNPVGSYKKDFVLPENWKNRHVFLHFEAGTSAMYIWVNGEKVGYTENTKSPAEFDISKYLKPGKNNLAVEVYRWSDGSYLEDQDFWRLSGIDRNVYLYSTDNVRISDFFAKPDLDAKYKNGSLNVEVSLKNLTSTAVNNQKLVAKLVDASGKNVFSKEINVNFEASKIQTINFAQKVSNPKLWSNETPNLYTLLLTLKNEKGDIIETVSSQIGFRKVELKGGQLLVNGVRLMVRGVNIHEHNPVTGHYQDEATMMKDIRLMKQMNINSVRCSHYPNNILWVKLCNKYGLFLVDEANIESHGMGVEGQPLIWMNPKTNPGYLPEWREAHLDRIYSLVERDKNMPSVILWSLGNESANGPVFHEAYKWIKKRDNTRLVQFEQAKENENTDIVCPMYPTIAYMKEYAARKEVTRPYIMCEYSHAMGNSNGNFQEYWDIIRGSKNMQGGFIWDWVDQGFEREDENGRKYWAYGGDMGSQNYTNDENDCNNGLVMPDRTPNPGAFEVKKVYQDILFEAVDVKNGVIEIINDFGFTNLNKYNFKYQVLENGKVIKESSIDVAINPKTKKQFKLDLPKLQSKEGTEYLLNVFAYTKIGSELLPQNFEIAKEQFVIEDSNYFTKSEKVNTAKIQDEKDQFVLTSDNVIVKISKSTGLISYYSLKGEEYFKQYPEPNFWRAPTDNDLGNKMEIRANVWRTAGKNTTLESIQQKEENGQQYVVAKLKLNDVASDYTIKYALRNDGALEIAASYKKGNNPVPELPRFGMIFTLKNTLENLDYYGRGPLENYSDRKTAALKGIYYSKVADQYVPYIRPQENGYKTDVRWFKLSGNKGNGFEIKGLQPLGMSTLNNYPSDFDAGLSKKNIHSSDITPRSEIVVCVDLTQRGLGGDNSWGLPPHAQYVLTQSEYSYGFVIKPIF
- a CDS encoding DUF5009 domain-containing protein produces the protein MSNPTNGRLISLDALRGFVMFWIMSGEHIIHALAKAAPIPVFIWMSSQLHHAEWNGITFYDMIFPVFLFVAGVSMPYSFEKKIQLAGVKTAKDLPGNEKRKIYLSMLKRTSILLVLGFVVNGILRFDGFDHTRFASVLGRIGLAWFFAGIIYLNFDFKKQLIWFFGILIGYYAAMKWIPVPDFGAGVLTKEGSLEGYIDRLFLPGRLHSTVYDPEGIFSTIPAIATALLGVFTGTFLKAKYSYSVKEKLLLMTLTAVVLIIAGLLWDINFPINKHLWTSSFVFFVGGFSILFFVFFYLIIDLFGFHKWAFPLILIGSNSILIYIAAEGLVDFKHTADYVFGGLIQYTPIVWQPFFAALSVTVVQLILLYFLYKKKWFLKI
- a CDS encoding sodium/sugar symporter, whose translation is MNVLQTADYIVFFIYFVIVTAYGMYIYRSKKTAATSSNEYFLAEGSLTWWAIGASLIASNISAEHFIGMSGSGFAIGLAIASYEWMSAATLIIVAMFILPIYLKNKIFTMPQFLAKRYSGTVSTIMAVIWLLIYVFVNLTSIIYLGALAISSIAPVSFQFCVIALSLFSVIVTLGGMKVIGYTDMFQVIVLILGGLVTTYLALTLLSDQFGFGKDILKGLAIIADEAPGHLHMILDKSNPHYNELPGMSVLVGGMLINNLAYWGCNQYIVQRALGADLKTARKGILFAAFLKLLVPIIAVLPGIAMFVMHSNGMFQQEMVDAAGVLKPDHAYPTLMNLLPAGLKGVALAALTAAIVASLAGKANSISTIFSLDIYKKYFNSQASEKKLVRTGRWCVVVCMIIAAFVAPALKSLDQAYQFIQEYVGFFSPGVLAVFLLGMFWKKTTPSAGLAGALLTVPLAAILKFLPMWTDGAFPDYPFLDRMTIVFFLIVFIMVGISLAKPASEQETEIHAIEVDNGMFKVSSEFIVGSFIICGILVALYTVFW
- a CDS encoding glycosyl hydrolase family 28 protein, encoding MKRNFIIALLIFCISVTVSAQKIFDIKKYGAVGDGKTLNTKAIQKAIDAANKNKGGKVVFSKGKFLSGSIVLKNGVELFFEEGAVLLGSTNPDDYPKYEGIRALIVANESKNIAVKGKGIIDGQGRELALAIDSLHHTGVRIDPKYNYRRMRPEDGRGKLISFVKCDSITMINITLKNSPGWVQCFSECKNITIDSMKVNSTAYWNNDGIDVDGCENVRITNCNVNAADDGICLKSESPGLQNNNIYIGNCTIRSSANAVKFGTGSYCSFKNVTIENIKVFDTFRSAIAIESVDGAEIENINVSNITAVNTGNAILIRLGHRNGDKPGYIKNVSIKNVKVQVPFGRPDIDYDMRGPEVDYFHNPFPASIAGIPGHLVENVTLENIEITYPGRASKGMAYHPLSRLKDVKENINGYPEFTMFGELPSWGFYVRHVNGIEMKNIKLILEKDDFRPAFVFDDVKNLTMKAIDIPSDKINQIVFKDVSSSNLDSESLKRKIEPEQNKFELPAH